One Simonsiella muelleri ATCC 29453 DNA window includes the following coding sequences:
- the tuf gene encoding elongation factor Tu: protein MAKEKFERSKPHVNVGTIGHVDHGKTTLTAALTTILAEKFGGTAKAYDQIDAAPEEKARGITINTAHVEYETETRHYAHVDCPGHADYVKNMITGAAQMDGAILVVSAADGPMPQTREHILLARQVGVPYIIVFMNKCDMVDDAELLELVEMEIRDLLSSYDFPGDDCPIVQGSALRALEGDAAYKEKIFELAAALDSYIPTPERAIDKPFLLPIEDVFSISGRGTVVTGRVERGVIKVGEEIEIVGLKPTQKTTCTGVEMFRKLLDEGQAGDNVGVLLRGTKREEVERGQVLAKPGTITPHTKFEAEVYVLSKEEGGRHTPFFANYRPQFYFRTTDVTGAVTLSEGVEMVMPGENVKITVELIAPIAMENGLRFAIREGGRTVGAGVVANVIA from the coding sequence ATGGCTAAGGAAAAATTTGAACGTAGCAAACCGCACGTAAACGTAGGTACAATCGGTCACGTTGACCATGGTAAAACCACTTTGACTGCTGCTTTGACTACGATTTTGGCTGAAAAATTCGGCGGTACAGCAAAAGCTTACGACCAAATTGACGCAGCACCAGAAGAAAAAGCACGCGGTATTACCATCAACACCGCACACGTTGAATACGAAACTGAAACACGCCACTATGCGCACGTTGACTGCCCAGGTCACGCGGACTATGTGAAAAACATGATTACTGGTGCGGCGCAAATGGACGGTGCAATTTTGGTTGTATCTGCAGCTGACGGTCCTATGCCACAAACTCGCGAACACATCTTGTTGGCTCGTCAAGTAGGTGTACCTTACATTATCGTATTCATGAACAAATGCGACATGGTTGATGATGCTGAGTTGTTGGAATTGGTTGAAATGGAAATCCGTGACTTGTTGTCAAGCTACGACTTCCCAGGCGATGACTGCCCAATCGTACAAGGTTCTGCTTTGCGTGCATTGGAGGGTGATGCTGCATACAAAGAAAAAATCTTTGAATTGGCGGCTGCATTGGATAGTTACATTCCTACTCCAGAACGTGCGATTGACAAACCATTCTTGTTGCCAATTGAAGACGTATTCTCTATCTCTGGTCGTGGTACAGTGGTAACAGGTCGTGTAGAGCGCGGTGTCATCAAAGTAGGTGAAGAGATTGAAATCGTAGGTTTGAAACCCACTCAAAAAACCACTTGTACTGGTGTGGAAATGTTCCGCAAATTGTTGGACGAAGGTCAAGCAGGCGACAACGTAGGTGTGTTGTTGCGCGGTACCAAACGTGAAGAAGTGGAACGTGGTCAAGTATTGGCTAAACCAGGCACCATTACGCCACACACTAAATTTGAAGCAGAAGTGTATGTATTGAGCAAAGAAGAAGGTGGTCGTCATACGCCATTCTTCGCGAACTACCGTCCACAATTCTATTTCCGTACCACTGACGTAACGGGTGCAGTAACCTTGTCAGAAGGCGTGGAAATGGTGATGCCAGGCGAAAACGTGAAAATCACTGTTGAATTGATTGCACCAATCGCGATGGAAAACGGTTTGCGTTTTGCGATTCGTGAAGGTGGTCGTACCGTAGGTGCGGGCGTTGTGGCTAACGTGATTGCTTAA
- the rpsJ gene encoding 30S ribosomal protein S10, giving the protein MANQKIRIRLKAYDYSLIDRSAQEIVETAKRTGAVVKGPIPLPTKIERFNILRSPHVNKTSREQLEIRTHLRLMDIVDWTDKTTDALMKLDLPAGVDVEIKVQ; this is encoded by the coding sequence ATGGCTAACCAAAAAATCCGTATCCGTTTGAAAGCTTATGATTACAGCTTGATTGACCGTTCTGCACAAGAAATTGTGGAAACCGCTAAACGTACTGGCGCAGTGGTAAAAGGTCCGATTCCTTTGCCAACTAAAATTGAACGTTTCAACATTTTGCGTTCTCCACACGTGAACAAAACGTCTCGTGAACAATTGGAAATCCGTACGCACTTGCGTTTGATGGACATCGTGGATTGGACTGACAAAACCACTGATGCTTTGATGAAATTGGACTTGCCTGCTGGCGTGGACGTTGAAATCAAAGTGCAATAA
- a CDS encoding helix-turn-helix domain-containing protein translates to MNTLRQIIGNNIRNKRKILNIKQDELALLAEIDRSYMGRIERGEVNLTVDKLFQISLILKCEAAELLPNHEQLT, encoded by the coding sequence ATGAATACACTCCGCCAAATAATCGGTAATAACATTCGTAATAAACGCAAGATTTTGAATATTAAGCAAGATGAATTGGCTTTACTGGCTGAAATTGACCGTAGCTACATGGGCAGAATTGAACGTGGCGAAGTCAATTTAACCGTGGATAAGCTATTTCAAATTTCATTGATTTTGAAGTGTGAAGCTGCGGAATTACTGCCTAATCACGAGCAATTAACGTAA
- the ilvD gene encoding dihydroxy-acid dehydratase, with translation MPDYRSKTSTHGRNMAGARALWRATGMTDGDFGKPIIAIANSFTQFVPGHVHLHNMGQLVAREIEKAGAIAKEFNTIAVDDGIAMGHSGMLYSLPSRDLIADSVEYMVNAHCADALVCISNCDKITPGMLMAAMRLNIPTIFVSGGPMEAGKVIGSINIADERRLDLVDAMVEAADDNISDSQITEVEQNACPTCGSCSGMFTANSMNCLTEALGLSLPGNGSLVATHAGRKELFLEAGRLIVAITRRYYEQNDETVLPRNIATKKAFENAMTMDIAMGGSTNTILHLLAVANEAGVDFKMKDIDRLSRTVPCLCKTAPNNHDYYMEDVHRAGGIIGILKELDKIGKLHTDVHTIHSGSLKDAIAKWDITNPANTKAIERFKAAPGGVRTTEAFSQNRQWKTLDTDRTNGCIRDAEHAYSQDGGLAVLFGNIAERGCVVKTAGVDENILKFTGRARVFESQEDAVEGILDNQIVAGDIVIIRYEGPKGGPGMQEMLYPTSYLKSKGLGKVCALLTDGRFSGGTSGLSIGHVSPEAAEGGAIGLVNEGDTIEIDIPNRSINLNISADELAKRRAEMEVRGNQAWKPVNRERHVSAALRAYAAMATSADKGAIRDVSQVEN, from the coding sequence ATGCCAGATTATCGTTCCAAAACTTCCACACACGGTCGCAATATGGCTGGTGCGCGTGCTTTATGGCGTGCCACAGGCATGACTGATGGCGATTTCGGAAAACCGATTATTGCAATTGCCAATTCATTTACCCAATTCGTACCAGGACACGTTCATTTACACAATATGGGTCAATTAGTGGCGCGTGAAATTGAAAAAGCAGGCGCAATTGCCAAAGAATTTAACACAATCGCTGTTGATGATGGTATTGCGATGGGACACTCTGGAATGTTGTACTCACTACCCAGTCGTGATTTGATTGCCGATTCGGTCGAATACATGGTAAACGCGCATTGTGCCGATGCGTTGGTGTGTATTTCAAATTGCGACAAAATCACGCCTGGAATGCTGATGGCAGCAATGCGTTTAAATATTCCCACCATTTTCGTATCAGGCGGCCCGATGGAAGCAGGTAAAGTCATCGGTTCAATCAATATTGCCGATGAACGCCGTTTGGATTTGGTTGACGCAATGGTAGAGGCCGCAGACGACAACATTTCAGACAGCCAAATTACTGAAGTAGAACAAAATGCTTGTCCAACTTGCGGCTCTTGCTCGGGTATGTTTACCGCTAATTCCATGAACTGTTTAACCGAAGCTTTGGGTTTATCTTTACCTGGAAATGGCTCATTGGTCGCAACACATGCAGGGCGTAAGGAATTATTTTTAGAAGCAGGTCGCCTAATTGTGGCAATCACGCGCCGTTATTATGAACAAAATGATGAAACCGTGTTACCGCGTAATATTGCTACCAAAAAAGCATTTGAAAATGCCATGACAATGGATATTGCCATGGGTGGCTCTACTAACACGATTTTACACTTGTTGGCTGTGGCAAATGAAGCAGGCGTGGATTTCAAAATGAAAGACATTGACCGTTTGAGTCGCACCGTGCCTTGTTTGTGCAAAACCGCACCCAACAACCACGACTATTATATGGAAGACGTACATCGCGCAGGTGGCATTATCGGCATTTTGAAAGAATTGGATAAAATCGGCAAATTACATACCGATGTCCATACCATTCATTCAGGCAGCCTGAAAGACGCGATTGCCAAATGGGACATTACCAATCCAGCCAATACCAAAGCAATTGAACGTTTTAAAGCAGCCCCTGGTGGTGTGCGCACCACCGAAGCCTTTTCACAAAATCGCCAATGGAAAACGTTAGATACCGACCGCACCAATGGCTGTATCCGCGATGCTGAACACGCTTATTCACAAGATGGCGGTTTGGCGGTGTTATTTGGCAATATCGCGGAACGCGGTTGCGTTGTCAAAACAGCTGGCGTGGATGAAAATATTTTGAAATTTACAGGGCGAGCGCGTGTATTTGAAAGCCAAGAAGATGCGGTTGAAGGCATTTTAGACAATCAGATTGTGGCGGGCGATATCGTGATTATTCGCTACGAAGGCCCGAAAGGTGGGCCAGGTATGCAAGAAATGCTGTACCCAACTTCTTACTTAAAATCAAAAGGTTTAGGAAAGGTTTGCGCTTTGCTAACAGATGGACGTTTTTCAGGTGGCACATCGGGCTTATCAATCGGACACGTATCACCCGAAGCAGCCGAAGGCGGTGCGATTGGTTTGGTAAACGAAGGCGACACGATTGAAATTGACATTCCAAATCGCAGCATCAATCTGAACATTTCCGCCGATGAATTGGCAAAACGCCGCGCCGAAATGGAAGTACGTGGCAACCAAGCATGGAAACCTGTGAACCGCGAACGCCACGTTTCAGCAGCGTTACGCGCTTATGCGGCAATGGCAACATCAGCCGATAAAGGCGCAATTCGTGATGTCAGCCAAGTAGAAAACTGA
- a CDS encoding MarR family winged helix-turn-helix transcriptional regulator gives MNYMDKLMKAIIKIEHLYVQWAKQQQINNINILYIYLLLTEHDNCSQQEICETFGLAKQTLSPLCQNLQQQNIIEIAPNSSDKREKRWQLTANGRQIAESVLQKMRDWERNAFAQLGADDGIKLVELTTRLVNALRENMSESVAPK, from the coding sequence ATGAATTACATGGATAAGTTAATGAAAGCCATCATCAAAATTGAGCATTTGTATGTGCAATGGGCAAAACAGCAACAAATTAATAATATCAACATATTATATATTTATTTATTGCTAACCGAACACGACAACTGTAGCCAACAAGAAATATGTGAAACTTTCGGATTAGCTAAACAAACTTTGTCGCCGTTGTGCCAAAATTTGCAGCAACAAAATATCATTGAAATTGCACCCAATAGCAGTGATAAACGCGAAAAACGTTGGCAATTAACCGCAAACGGTCGTCAAATTGCTGAAAGCGTATTGCAAAAAATGCGCGACTGGGAGCGAAACGCATTCGCACAATTGGGCGCAGACGATGGCATAAAATTGGTTGAATTAACCACACGTTTGGTCAACGCATTACGCGAAAACATGAGTGAATCAGTTGCCCCTAAATAA
- a CDS encoding DHA2 family efflux MFS transporter permease subunit encodes MTHHVDSSSPSEYLADNPQFPTKLIVFTLFIGAFFGYLNDTLLNVALPTLMNEFQVSKTTVQWLVTGFLLLMGALTPITASLIQWFPTRRLILITQGLFVVGSLICALAPNFAFLLLGRMVQAVSAALFVPLLMNGILTIYPPHKRGTAMGLVTMMFTVAPALGPTLSGMIIDELNWRYLFGLTIPFMLVAMILTTKFLNVNLSEITRPKIDLLSSILSVLGFGGLVYGSSQFSALLGSLFTLIMLISLIFVIWFAKRQFQLEKPLLNLHVFAVRQFRLSVLILLCAYFLFMGMEVMMPMYTQQVLLISATTTGLILMPASIAQAIAAPVLGVLLDKKGGRWVLLPATFVLLISLILMWLLFDIQTSTLALSALFALMAMAVSAAITGETHGLNALDKPLHPHGTAVITTLNPIAAALGASIFVGVMNIGEHIGTFATPQAATLNGVHWSMTGAVAVATLACYFGLFIRRNVHELHG; translated from the coding sequence ATGACGCATCACGTTGATTCATCTTCCCCTAGCGAGTATCTCGCAGACAACCCCCAATTCCCCACTAAACTAATTGTATTTACATTATTTATTGGCGCATTTTTTGGTTATTTGAACGACACACTACTTAATGTTGCCTTGCCAACTCTGATGAACGAATTCCAAGTCAGCAAAACCACAGTACAATGGTTAGTAACAGGTTTCCTGTTGCTAATGGGCGCATTGACACCAATTACCGCCAGTTTAATTCAATGGTTTCCAACTCGCCGTTTGATATTGATAACACAAGGTTTGTTTGTTGTTGGCTCGTTGATTTGCGCTCTTGCACCCAATTTTGCATTTTTGCTGCTTGGGCGCATGGTACAAGCAGTGTCCGCAGCATTATTTGTGCCATTGTTAATGAATGGCATTTTGACCATTTATCCACCACACAAACGTGGCACGGCAATGGGTTTGGTTACGATGATGTTTACCGTTGCGCCTGCACTGGGTCCTACGTTATCGGGCATGATTATTGATGAACTAAATTGGCGATATTTATTTGGATTAACGATTCCATTCATGCTGGTGGCGATGATTTTAACCACCAAATTTTTAAATGTGAATTTAAGCGAAATCACGCGCCCCAAAATTGATTTATTATCATCCATTTTATCGGTATTGGGATTTGGTGGATTGGTATATGGCAGCAGCCAATTTTCCGCGCTTTTAGGCAGCCTATTTACATTAATTATGCTGATTTCATTGATTTTTGTGATTTGGTTTGCCAAACGCCAATTTCAATTAGAAAAGCCATTGTTGAATTTACATGTTTTTGCGGTGCGCCAATTTCGTTTGTCGGTGTTGATTTTATTGTGCGCGTACTTTTTATTTATGGGCATGGAAGTGATGATGCCAATGTACACACAACAAGTTTTGTTGATTTCCGCCACCACAACTGGCTTAATTTTGATGCCAGCGAGTATTGCACAAGCAATCGCTGCACCCGTATTGGGCGTATTATTGGACAAAAAAGGCGGACGTTGGGTCTTGCTGCCTGCAACATTTGTTTTATTGATTTCATTGATTTTAATGTGGTTATTATTTGATATACAAACATCCACATTGGCATTAAGCGCATTGTTTGCATTGATGGCAATGGCGGTATCGGCGGCAATTACGGGCGAGACGCATGGATTAAATGCACTGGACAAACCCCTACACCCACATGGAACCGCCGTCATCACCACACTCAATCCAATCGCTGCCGCATTAGGCGCGAGTATTTTTGTCGGTGTGATGAATATTGGCGAACACATTGGTACATTTGCCACGCCGCAGGCTGCCACATTAAACGGCGTACATTGGAGCATGACAGGTGCAGTTGCGGTGGCAACATTAGCGTGTTATTTCGGTTTGTTTATTCGGAGAAATGTGCATGAATTACATGGATAA